The Corallococcus macrosporus genome segment AGCCACCCGGCGCACCGGGTGCCCGTGCTCGCCCAGCATGTCGAAGAGGGCGTTGTGCGAAGGCTCCTGCTCGCGCTCCGGCGTCAGGTTGTACGTGCCGCCCGGCGCCTGGGTGAGCACCAGGTGCGCGGTGGCGCTGGCCACGTAGTCCACCGGCACCGGCAGCCAGTACTTGTCCGGCAGGTCCGGTGACATGCCCAACTGCGCGTTGCCCACCAGCAGCCGGCACAGCATGTCGTCCGCGTTGCCGATGCCCGTGCGGCTGTGGCCCTGGATGAAGCCCGGCCGGTAGATGCTGACGGGCAGGCCGCTGTCGCGCGCGTCCGCGGCGATGCGCTCCGCGACCCACTTGGCCCGCGTGTAGCCGTTCTCGTAGACCATCAGGTCCAGCGAGCGCTCCAGCGCGAAGTCCTCGGCCACCTCCTCCACGCCCAGCAGCGTGCCCACCGCGCCGTGGACGCTGAGCGAGGACACGTGGTGCAGCGGCTTCGCGCGGCCATACGCGCAGAAGGCCAGCACCTGCTGCGTGCCCGCGACGTTGGGCCGCCCGGCGTCCGCGTACGGCAGGATGTAGCTGATGCTCGCGGCCGAGTGCACCACCGCGTCGCACTGGAGCGCGAGCGCGTCATGCACGGACGCCTCCAGGCCCAGCCGCGTCCGGGTGATGTCGCCCGCCACCGCCTGGATGCGCCCGTCGCGCCAGGGCAGGTGCACGCCGTACTTGCGCGCGGTGGCGCGAAGCCGGGCGCCGGCCTCCGCGTCGTCGCGGGCCCGCACGAGGCAGTGGATGCGCTCCACGCGGGGCGCCAGCGCCGCCAGCAGGTGGATGCCCAGGAACCCCGTCGCCCCGGTGAGCAGCAGCGTGCGCGGCGGCTGCGTCACCCGCGCGGGCGTCGCGAGCTGGGGCAGGGCCGTGGAGCGCGCGTCGGTGAGCAGCGTGGCGCGCACGCTCTGGGGGCCGCCTTCCGCCGGGACAGCGCCGGCCTCGCAGAAGGGCAGGAGCAGCTGGGGCGTGGGGTGCGAGTACACGCGGCGCGACGGCAGCGACACGCCGAAGTCCTCCTCCACCCGCGCCAGCACGTGCGCCACGCCCAGCGAGTCGCCGCCCGCCTGGAAGAAGTGCGTGGAGGGCGTGACGGTTCCCGGCGCCGCGCGCAGGCCCCGCTCGAAGGCGCGGCACAGCTTGTCGATTGGCGTGGTGGGAGCCTCGGACGCCGCGGCGCGGGGCTCGGACGCGGTGGTGCCCACCCAGTCCATGGGGGGCGGCAGGGCCTGCCGGTCCACCTTGCCCAGGTGGGGCATGAGCGGCAGGCGCGGCAGCGCCACGAAGCGGTGCGGCACCATGTAGTCCGGCAGCACGACACCCAGGTGCGCGCGCAGCGCGTCCAGGTCCACCGTGTGGCCCTCCTGCACGCTGTGGTAGGCCACCAGCAGGCCCGTCGTCTGGCCCTGCGCGTCCGTGTGCTCGAAGACCGTCACCGCCGCCTGCGCGACGCCGGGATACGCGTACAGCGCCTGCTCGATGGCCTCCAGCTCGATGCGGAAGCCGCGCAGCTTCACCTGTTGATCCATCCGGCCCAGGAAGACGAGCGCCCCGTCCGCGCGGCGCAGGGCCTCGTCTCCGGTGCGGTACCACCGGGCGCCGTCCGCGTCCGTGGGGAAGCGCTCCCGCGTGCGCTCGGGCTGGTTGCGGTAGCCCTCCGCCACGCCCTCGCCGCCAATCCACACCTCGCCCGTCACGCCCTCCGCGGCGTCCTGGCCATCCGGCCCCACCACGCGCAGGCGCACGCCCGGCAGCGCCTGACCGATGGGCACGGGGGACTCGCCGCCCTTCACCCGGTACGCCGTCGCGCAGACCGTCCCCTCCGTGGGGCCGTAGGCGTTGAAGACGCGGCGGCCGGACGCATGCCACCGCTCCGCGAGCGGCGCCGGGCAGCGCTCGCCCGCCATCACCACGCACGCCACGTCCGGCAGCGTGTCCACGTGCGGGCCCAACTGGCCCAGCACCGACGGCGGCAGGCACAGGTGCGTCACGCGCTGCTGGCTCAGGTACTCCGCCATGCGCCGGCCGGGCAGCAGGTCCTCGCGCGAGCCCTGCACCACGGCGCCGCCCGCGAACAGCGTCGGGAACACCTCCCACACGGACGCGTCGAAGTTGATGCTGGCGAACTGGAGGTGCCGCGTGTCCGGCCCCAGGCCCAACAGCGGCGCCACGCCGTGCACCAGGTTCACCAGGCCCCGGAACGTGCACACCACGCCCTTGGGCTCACCGGTGCTGCCCGAGGTGTAGATGAGGTAGGCGGGCCGGTCCGGCGGCGCGTCGATGAAGTCCGGGACCTCTGCGTCCTCCTTGCCGTCCACCACCGCCGCGTCCGCCTCCAGGAAGGGCAGGGGAGAGCCCAGCCATGTCTCGAGCAGCCCCACGGAGACGCGGTGCATGCGCTGGGTGACGACGCCGCGCAGGCCCGCGTCGCGCAGGATGCGCAGGAGCCGCTCGTCGGGGAGGAACGGATCCAACGGCACGTAGGCCGCGCCCGCCATCCAGATGCCCAGGATGGCCGGGATGACCTCCGGCCCGGGCACCACCATCAGCCCCACGCGGTCCCCGGGCTGCACGTTCCACTCGGTGCGCAGCCGCCGAGCCACACGGGAGGCCCGGCGCAGCAGCTCTGGCTGCTTCAGCACCGTGGCTCCGAAGGCGACCTCCGCGGTCGGGGGCAGACGCAGCGTGGACGGACGGGCCATGGTGCATTCCTTGGGATGTAGTGACTCGCGCGACGGGGGGATTTCGCGCGTGAAAAGTCTAAAGACTGGCAGCGCGTGCGCAATACGTGGGAACCACGCGCTGATACATCTCAAGTCTTGATTGCGACACGCCGTTCGGGTCATCCGCGCCCCCGTCTCTCCCGGAGGACGTCCACGTCCGGCGTCTGTCATTCCTGCCTGGATATATCTTTGGAACGCCGCGGGCGCGCGTCGTCACGCCGTTGTGACGATGTCTGCCTTTTTCCCGTGGGGGTGTGCCGCGGGCGCGCGCGCGGTCCGGCCCGGGTGGGTGCAACCTGATCCGTCGGGGTGGGGACACACCCCCTGACGCGCTGGATGATTCAGGCGCGCTGGGCTGTAGTGGAGGACCGGATGCCTTCGCTACGACACGCCTTCCTGCTCAACGCCGTTCGCGAGCTTGGCCGCTCGGTGACGGACATCGCCCGGACGCGAGCCTCCTGGGACGCGTGCATGGAGCGGATCCGCGAGACGTGCACCACGACGCTGGGCATGGAGTACGACACGCTCGCCCGCTTCGACGCGCGCTCCGTCGTCAGCCTCTTCACCCACCCGGAGCAGGCGCGCATCCTCGCCCGGCTGGTGGATGAGCGGGCGCGGCTGTGCGAGGCCCATGGCCGGTACGCGGACGCGCTGGCGGACAGCGTCTACGCGGGCCAGCTCCTCATGTGCTCGCGGGCCCGCTTCGGCCTGCCCCGGGACGCCCGCGCCGCGGACGTCCTGGAGCGCGAGGCCGGGACGCCGTCACCCCTGCCTCCTTTATTAGAGGAGTGACGCGAGGCTTCAGCCGGCCTTCACCTTCAGGACGACCTTGCCCACGGCCTGGCGCGACTCCAGCTCGCGCAGCGCCTGCGCGCCCTCCTCGAAGGGGAAGACGCGGCCCACCACCGGGTTGACGATGCCGCGCGCCGCGAGCGCCTCCAGGTCCTTCGCGATGGCACCCGTCAGCTCCGGCGCCTGCATCAGGAAGGCGCCCCACGCCACGCCCACCACGGTGACGTTGCGCAGGAGCAGCCGGTTCACGGCCACGGACGGAATCTGACCGCTGGCGAAGCCCACCACCAGCAGCCGTCCCTCCGGCGCCAGCACCTTGAGGCTCTTGTCGAAGACGTCTCCGCCCACCGGGTCCAGCACCACGTCCGCGCCCCGGCCGTCCGTGGCCTCGCGCACGCCGGCCTGGAAGTCCTTCAAGAGAAGGACGCTGTCCGCGCCCGCGCGCTTCGCCACCTCCACCTTGCGCGCGTCGCTCACGACCGCCAGCACGCGCGCCCCGGCCCCCTTCGCCACCTGCACGGCCGCGGTGCCCACGCCTCCCGCGGCGCCGTGCACCAGCACCGTCTCGCCCTGGCGCACCTGCCCGCGCCGGTGCAGCGCGAAGTGCGCCGTGTGGTAGTTCATCACCACGCCCGCCGCCTGCTCGAAGCTCCACGCCTCCGGGATGGGGAAGGCCAGCTCCGGCGGCACCACGCAGACCTGCGCGAAGCCGCCCAGCGTGAAGGAGAAGCCCATCACCCGGTCTCCGGCCTTCACCCGCGCCCCCGCCGGCGCGCTGCGCACCACGCCCGCCACCTCCACCCCCGGCACGAAGGGCAGCTCCGGCTTCATCTGGTACTGGCCACGGGTCAGCAGCAGATCCGGGAAGCTCACCCCGGCCGCCACCACATCAATGAGCACCCCGTCCCCGGCCTCCGGCTCCGGGACGTCCACCATCACCAGTCCCTCGGGCCCCGCCAGCCGCTGAAGCTGCAACGCGCGCATGTGTGTCGCCTCCTGGAGGCCGGGACGCTAGCCCGCCCGCCCGGGCCGGAGGGGCCGCCCAGTGTCAGCGGTGACACGGGACCCGCCCGGGTCAGGAATAAATGAGACGGCAATTTCTCCCCGTCGTTCACTCATTGCACGCATCCGCCGACAGGTGCTTCAACCATGAAGTAACCGCCTTACCGGTTTGAAGCATCCACCCCGTTTCAGCCGGGCTGCGTGAGTCCCTCCGTCATTTCAAGCAGTTGCGAGATATTCTCGAAGTCTGAGAAGAGACGTAAAGCTGGAAATCTCGCCTGTACTTGAAAAACGCGCCTCTCTTGTGTCACAGTGTTTTCCTAATCTTTCCCCTTAGGAGGATTGCATGTACGAGAAGCGAGTATTCGGCGCCCTGGGTGCCGCGGCCCTGTCCCTGATGGTTGGCGCTTGCACCGACGGCGCTCCTGCTTCGAACACGGAGGACGCGAACGTCCAGAAGGCTTCCGCCAACCTGGCGGCGGGCCAGAAGGTCATCGCGGCGGACTCCGACGCGGTCCCCACCTTCCTCACCGGTTCCTTTGGTTCCGTCCCCGCGCCCTCGGCCATTCAGGGCATCGCGGCCCAGCAGCAGCTGGCGCCGGTGCTCGCGGGCGTGGCGCCGCTGTTCCGCCTGGACCCGAACGACCTGTTCCTGAAGAAGGCCTACGTCGGCTTCGACGGTGACACCCACTTCCGCTACGGCGTGACCAAGAACGGCATCCTGGTTCAGGGCGCCGAGCTCCGTCTGCACGCGCGCAACGGCTCCGTGTTCGCGGTGAACACGAACGCCCGCGGCGACCTGAAGGCGGATGCCAAGGCCTCCATCGCGGCCGAGGCGGCCCTCGCGGCGGCCATCGGCGACCGCAGCTCCCCGGAGCGCGCGTCCTCCAACGCGGAGCCCCAGCTGGTCTACCGCCGCTCGGGCAACGAGCTGGTCCTGGCCTACGAGGTTCGCGTCCAGGGCGAGCTGAAGGACACCACCCCGGTGGACGACTCCGTGTACGTGAACGCCAAGACGGGCGACGTCTTCGAGCGCGTTCCGCACATCCACTCGGCGAAGAACCGCCAGGTCAACGACATGCAGCACCGCACGAACGTCCCCACGGGCGGCGTGCGCGCCCGGTGGGAGGGTGATGCCGCCCACGCCGACCCGGTCGTGAACAACAACTACGACCACCTGGGCACGGTCTACGACTGCTACCAGAACCTGTTCGGCCGCGACTCCATCAACAACGCGGGCGCGACGCTGAAGAGCTTCGTCCACTACAGCAACAACTACGTCAACGCCTACTGGGACGGCACCCAGATGGTGTACGGCGATGGCGACGGCGTGAACGCCTCCAACCTGGCGAACTCGCTGGACGTGACGGCGCACGAGCTGACGCACGCCGTGACGGAGAACGAGTCCGACCTCATCTACTCCGGTGAGTCCGGCGGCCTGAACGAGTCGCTCTCCGACATCTTCGGCGCGGTCTGCGAGTGGTACAGCAAGGGCAAGGTCATCGACGCCAACACCTGGATCGTCGGTGACGACGTCTGGACCCCGAGCATCCCGGGCGACGGCCTGCGCTACATGGACAACCCCACGAAGGACGGGGACTCGCTCGACTACTACCCGGACTACTCCTCCGGCGTGGACGTGCACTACAGCTCGGGTATCTCCAACTACGCGTTCTACCTGATGTCCCAGGGTGGCACGCACGTGCGCGGCAAGACGACCCAGGTCGTCACCGGCATCGGCTTCGAGAAGGCCGCTCGCGTCTTCTACAAGATCAACGCCGACCTGCTGACCTCGTCCTCCAACTTCGAGGCGGCGAAGACCGCGTCGGAGCAGGCCGCGACGCAGCTGGGCTTCACCGCGGCGGAGATCGCCTCGGTGGGCAACGCCTGGAAGGCCGTGGGCGTGGGCGTGCCCGTGCCTCCTCCGGTGACCACGCCGATCGAGAAGGGCGTGCCCGTGACGGGCATCTCCGGCTCCTCCGGCAGCCGCGCGTACTACTCGGTGACCATCCCCGAGGGCGCCACGGACGTGACCTTCACCATGTCCGGTGGCACGGGTGACGCGGACCTCTACGTCCGCAAGAACAACGCCCCGACGGACTCCCTGTACGACTGCCGTCCGTACAAGTCCGGCAACAGCGAGGTCTGCACGTTCCCGACGTCCGGCGCCAAGGGCATCTGGTACGTGATGATCAAGGGCTTCACGTCCTACGCGAACACCAGCCTCTCCGTGACCTGGAAGGGCGGCTTCGTGGACATCGGCAACGAGACCCGCATCGAGAACCTCTCGGGCGTGCCGGGCTCCGTGCAGACGTTCATCATCGACGTGCCCGAGTTCAAGAAGGACTCCGGCATCAACACCCTGTCCGTCGCCCTGGGCGAGGGTGAGGGCAACGCGGACCTCTACGTCCGCGCCGCCGCCGCCCCGACGCAGTTCGAGTACAACTGCCGTGGTGTGAAGGAGAGCGCGACGGAGAGCTGCATCCTGCGCAACATCCCGGCGGGCAAGTACTACATCAGCGTGGTCGGCGTGCCGAGCCTGGTGGACACCACGGTCAACGGCTACATCAAGACCGTGATGGCGGCCTCCTACAAGGTCCCGTAGTCCCTGAAGGCGCAGGGCGCGGCGAAGCCGCCGCGCTCCGCTCCTGAAAGACCCCGGGCTCCCGCCTCCTCGCGGGACCCGGGGTTCTTTTTTTGCCTCAGTGCGCCGCGCCCGCCGGGCTCGCCGTGCCCTCGGGGGCCAGGCGCATGGACTGCGCGCGGCCGTAGGTGAGCGAGCGCCACAGCCACTCCACCGGGCCGAAGCGGAAGCGCGCCAGCCACCAGTGGCAGAAGGCGAGCTGCGCCGCGAAGAGGACCGCGCAGTAGAGCACCGTGCGCGACGGCGGCGTGTGGCCGATGAGCCCCAGTCCCCAGCCGTCATACAGGCACAGGCCCATCACGGACTGCATGAGGTAGCACGTCAGCGCCATGCGGCCCGCGGGCGTGAACACGCCCAGCACCTTGCGCCAGCGCTCCTTCTGGAAGAGCAGCGCGAAGGCCGCCGCGTAGCCCGTGCCCATGAAGAGGTAGCCCACGTCGCGCGGGGTGCGCAGCCACGCCAGCCAGCCCGGCGGACTGGCCACGCCCCGGTAGACGAGGTTGAGCACCATCACGAGCAGCCCGATGACGCTGCCCACCCCCAGCCCCCAGGCCGCCAGCCGCCGCAGCAGCGGACGGTGGCGCTCCACGTCCTGGATGAGCCCGCGGCGTCCGGCCCAAAGGCCCAGCAGGAAGCGGCCCAGGACGATGGACAGCAGCAGCGGGCGGCTGGGGTTGTTCATCCCCGCCCAGCCGAAGCGCACGTTGGCCCACTGGCTGGTCACCACCGAGTCGCTGGACAGGCCGGCGAGGAACTCCGCGCGGTGCGCCGCCTCCTCGTCCCGCGTGGCCTTCTGGGCGCGCTCCGCCTCCGCCGCGCCGTGGAGCACCGTGGGGAGCACCCGCTGTCCGACGGTGAAGGTGATGGGGAAGGCGAACAGCAGCACCGCCGCCCAGACGAGCACCGCCTTGTCGGAGCGCTTGCGGAACGGCAGCAGCATGAAGCCCACCACCGCGTACGTGGCGAGGATGTCCCCCACCCACACCCCGAACATGTGGACCAGGCCGATGCCGAACAGCACGGCCAGCCGGCGCCGGTACATCGGGACGATGGACGCCCCCTTCGCCTCCGCGCGCGTCATCTGCAGCGCGAAGCCCAGCCCGAAGAGGAAGGTGAAGAGGGTGACGAACTTCTGGTCGACGAGGAGGCCGAAGAGCGAGTTGACCGCGACGTCCAGCGGGGCGGACGCCAGCGCCAGGGCCTCCTCGCGCGGCAGGAGCATGCGGCCGTTGAAGGAGCTCAGGCTGTTGGAGATGAAGACGCCCACCAGCGCGAAGCCGCGCAAGGCGTCCAGGGCGTGGACGCGCTCGGAGCGCTCGGTGGGACCTGCGGAGGGTGTTTCAGACATGCCGGGGACTACACGCTGTCGTCCTCGGCAGCGTCAATCGAGCCCCCCTGCACGGCCAGCAGGCGCTCAGTGCGCGGCGCGCGCCTCGCCAGCGGAGGCCAGGCGCATGGGCTGCGCGCGGCCGTAGGTGAGCGAGCGCCACAGCCACTCCACCGGACCGAAGCGGAAGCGCGCCAGCCACCAGTGGCTCAAGGCGACCTGCGCCGCGAAGACGCCCAGGCACAGCAGCACCGTGCGCGACGGCGGCGTGTGCCCCACGAGCCCCAGCCCCCAGCCGTCATACAGCCAGATGCTCACCACGGACTGCATGAGGTAGAGCGTCAGCGCCATGCGGCCCACGGGCGTGAGCACCCCCAGCACCCTGCGCCAGCGCGCCTTCTGGAAGAGCAGCGCGAAGGCCGCCGCGTAGCCCGTGCCCATGAAGAGGAAGCCCACCTCCCGCAGGGTGCGCATGCCCACCATCCACACCGGCGGGTTGACCCCGCCCAGGGGCCCGCCGCCGGGGACGTTCCGGTACATCAGGTTGAGCACCAGCGACAGGGTGGCGACGGCGCCGCCCACCGCCAGCCCCCACGCCATCACCCGGACGAGCAGCTTGCGGTGGCGCTCCACCTCCTCCAGCACCCGGTGGCGTCCGGCCCACAGGCCCAGCAGGAAGCGGCCCAGGATGATGCACAGCCAGATGGGGCGGCCCGGGTTGGGCAGGTTCTGCCAGGCATAGACGGCGTTGGCCTGCTGCGACGCCACCACCGAGTGGCTGGACAGGCCGGTGAAGAACGCCGTGCGGTGCGCGGCCTCCTCCTCGCGCGTGGCCTTGGCGGAGGCCTCCGCGGCCTCCTTGCCGTGCAGCAGCTCCGGGCCGTAGCGCTGCGCGATGGACAGCGTGAGCGGCAGCACGACGAAGAGCACCGCCACCCAGGTGAGTACTGTCCGGTCCGAGCGCCTGCGGAACAGCAGCAGCGCGAAGCCCACCATCGCGTAGGTGCTGAGGATGTCCCCCACCCACACCCCGAACATGTGGACCGCGCCGATGCCGAACAGCACCAGCAGCCGGCGCCGGTACACCGGCACGATGGACGTGCCCCTTCCTTCCGCGCGCGTCATCTGCAGCGCGAAGCCCATGCCGAAGAGGAGGGAGAAGAGGGTGATGAACTTCTGGTCCACGAAGAAGCCGTAGAGCGAGTTGACCACCGTCTCCAGGGTGGACGCCGTCAGCGCCTTCGCCTGTTCGCGCGGCAGCAGGGAGCGGCCGCTGAACCAGCTCAGGCTGTTGGAGATGAAGACACCCAAGAGCGCGAAGCCGCGCAGGGCGTCCAGCAGGTGCACGCGCTCGGAGGCGTCGACGGGACCGGCGGAGGAGGGCTCGGACATGGGGCGCCACTACACGCCCGCGTGCGCCGCACCGTCAAACGCACGGGGTGTGACGCACGCCGCTTCGCCCGGTGACTCACGACGTCACAGCGGCGGGATGGATTTCTCCGGACCGGGCAGAACCTCGCGCAGGCAGCGCTCCAGTCCGCCGCGGTGGCGCCACTGCATGGGGTAGCCCAGCGACACCTCCTCGAAGCGCACGCCGTCGCGCCACAGCGTGGAGGGCATGTGCAGGTGCCCCGTCACCACCACCTCCGCGCGGTAGCGCGTGTGCCAGTCCTCCGTGAGGCGCGTGCCGCACCAGATGGAGAATCTCGGGATGCGCGGCAGCCGCACGTGCTCGTACCGCAGCGGGTAGTGGTTGATGAGGATGGTGGAGCACCCCGGCGGCAGCCGCTCCAGCCGCGCGCGGGTGCGCTCCACGCGCGCGTGGCACCAGGCCTGACGGGTGGGGTACGGCTCCGGGTGGAGCAGCACCTCGTCCGTGCACATCAGGTCGTCCTCCCAGGCCCACTCCAGCGCCTTGTCCGCGGGCACGGTGTCCGGGCGGAAGGTGTAGTCGTAGCCCAGGAACATGGGGACGACGACGCGGTGGGGCCCCTCGCCCGGCCAGCGCGGATACGGGTCCTCCGGCGTGAGCGCGCCGTAGCGGTGGCACAGGTCCACCATGCGCAGGTAGCGCGCCTCGCCCTTCAGCGGCGGCTGTTCCGAGGGCATGGTCCACAGCTCATGGTTGCCCGGCACCCAGACGACCTGGCGGAAGCGGGCGGTGAGCGTGCGCAGCATCAGCTCCATGTCCGCGAGCGTCTCGCCCACGTCTCCGCCGACGATGAGCCAGTCGTCCGGGCGCGGCTGCAATGCCGCCAGCGCCTCGTGGTTCTCCTTGTGCCGCAGGTGCAGGTCGCTGATGGCGTAGAGCTTCATGGTGTGCGCACGGGAAGCCCTACCTTAACGCGCACGGCCGCGCGCGCCATGGGAACGGCGGGCCGCCAACCCCGCCGTCAACCCAACGACGCCAGCAGCGCCAGCACCTGCTGCGGAGGCGCGGCGCGGTCCATCCAGGTGATGCCCTTCTCCCGCAGCCCGCGCGACGGCGGAAGCGAGGTATGCAGCGCGCAGGCGGCGCGCGGATGCCGGGCGCGCACGCACGTGAGCAGGCACAGGCCGTCACCATCCGGCAGGCCGTATCCGCTCACCACCACGGACGGCGGTGCTTCCCCCATCAGCCGCTCCGCTTCGCGCACGCCCTGGGCGAAGCGCTTGTCGCCGGGCAGGTGACGGGACAGCCGCCGCAGCGCCGCGAGCGCGCGTGGATCCGCGTCCACGAACAGGAAGCTGGGAGGGGGGCTGGAGGGCTCTCGCATGAAGGCAGTGGGTGGTGCGGACAGGCTTGACGCAAGAGGTTGTGTCGCGAAAAGCCTACCCCGGAAGTTCTTGGAAGCCAACCTCTCAAGTCATATCGACATGGGCGAACCCGGTAGGTTAACGACCCCATGGAAAAGACCCTCGCATCCCGGCTCGGAGGTGCGGCCCGCGTCGCCCGCACCCGCCTGAACCTGACCCAGGCGGACGTGGCGGAGCGCATCGGCATCGCGAGTGAAGTCTATGGGCGGCTGGAGCGCGGGCACATGCTGCCCAGCATCCAGACCTTCCGTCGGTTGTGCGTGGTGCTGTCCATCTCCGCGGACGAGGCGCTGGGTCTGAAGCCGTCGCAGGACGTGAAGTGGGCCGCGGAGCCTCCGTCCGACTATGGCGAGTCCGCGGAGCTGCGCCGGCTGTTGCGCCGCGCGAAGCAACTGGACCGGGGCTCCATCCGCATCCTCAGCGTGCTGGCCTCGCAGTTCAAACCGCGCAGCTGAAGACCCGCGGGGGCTCATCCGGCCTCCGCCGCGCCGTCCCAGCGCGACAGCCGCTCCCGCAGCTTCCGGACGGAGGGAAAGCCGTTGAAGAGCACCACCTGCGGGTGATCCTCCAGCACCTGCCGCTCCGCCGACTCCTTCGCCAGCGCGCGGTCCACGCCCAGGAGCAGCCCCGCGTCGGGGCGCGCGCGCAGCTCCGCCAGCCGGCGTGACAGCGGCGCCGCGTGCCACGGGTGGAACAGCTCCAGCGCGACCTCCTGGCCCGTCTTCCGGTGGCGGAAGGTGAGGTCGGGCACGCACAGGCCGGCGGCGCCGGTGTGGCGGGGCAGGGGCGTCAGGTCCAGCGCCCAGGCGTCATCCTCGAAGCCTTGCGCCAGCGCGGCCACCTCCGGCGGCACGTGCCCCAGCGCGGCGGGCAGCGGGGACACCAGCGGATCCTCGTGGGAGAGCTGGAGCGTGGAGCGCTTGCGCGCGTCCTCCAGCACCGCGGAGAGCTCCCAGCGCTCCAGGACGGGGACCACGGAGAGGAAGCTCGCGAGCTGCAGGCCGTACTTCTTCTGCAGGGACAGCATCGCGCCAGGGCCCTCCACCTCCAGGGACCAGTCCTCGCCGTCGCGCCGGACCTCCGCCACCAGCCGGCAGAACTTCAGCCACCGCAGGAGCTTGCGCACGCGCAAGAGCTCCGGCGACCGGGCGCGCAGCGTGAGGCGCCGGGCGTTGAGCAGCGGCCCCTGCGCGAGCGCCAGGTTGTAGCGGTCCAGGAGCCCCTGTGGCGTGAGCGCCTCGCCGTCCCAGCCCAGCAGCTTCCGGTTGCCGGGCAGGTCCGAGTACAGCGCCTCGCGGGTGTCGGGCAGTGGCGCGTCCAAGGCCTCGGTGAGGCGCGCTTCGTAGGCCTCCAGCGTCGTGTCTGGAGAGAGCGTCCGCAGCACCTTCGCGCCCACGAGCAGCGTGCGCCAGCGCGCCTCCGTGGCGCCTTCGCCGGCCTCGTCGAAGAGGAGCCGGTCCAGCAGCAGCTTCACCAGCCCGCGCGCGACCTTGGGGCGGCTGAACGCGCCGGCCTTGAGGCTGAAGGCCTCCTCCACGTCGTCGCGGCTCTGGCCCCGGAAGGCCTCCGCGTCCGCGAGCAGCTCCTTCGCGAGCGCCTGGAGGGACGGGTCGTGC includes the following:
- a CDS encoding non-ribosomal peptide synthetase, whose amino-acid sequence is MARPSTLRLPPTAEVAFGATVLKQPELLRRASRVARRLRTEWNVQPGDRVGLMVVPGPEVIPAILGIWMAGAAYVPLDPFLPDERLLRILRDAGLRGVVTQRMHRVSVGLLETWLGSPLPFLEADAAVVDGKEDAEVPDFIDAPPDRPAYLIYTSGSTGEPKGVVCTFRGLVNLVHGVAPLLGLGPDTRHLQFASINFDASVWEVFPTLFAGGAVVQGSREDLLPGRRMAEYLSQQRVTHLCLPPSVLGQLGPHVDTLPDVACVVMAGERCPAPLAERWHASGRRVFNAYGPTEGTVCATAYRVKGGESPVPIGQALPGVRLRVVGPDGQDAAEGVTGEVWIGGEGVAEGYRNQPERTRERFPTDADGARWYRTGDEALRRADGALVFLGRMDQQVKLRGFRIELEAIEQALYAYPGVAQAAVTVFEHTDAQGQTTGLLVAYHSVQEGHTVDLDALRAHLGVVLPDYMVPHRFVALPRLPLMPHLGKVDRQALPPPMDWVGTTASEPRAAASEAPTTPIDKLCRAFERGLRAAPGTVTPSTHFFQAGGDSLGVAHVLARVEEDFGVSLPSRRVYSHPTPQLLLPFCEAGAVPAEGGPQSVRATLLTDARSTALPQLATPARVTQPPRTLLLTGATGFLGIHLLAALAPRVERIHCLVRARDDAEAGARLRATARKYGVHLPWRDGRIQAVAGDITRTRLGLEASVHDALALQCDAVVHSAASISYILPYADAGRPNVAGTQQVLAFCAYGRAKPLHHVSSLSVHGAVGTLLGVEEVAEDFALERSLDLMVYENGYTRAKWVAERIAADARDSGLPVSIYRPGFIQGHSRTGIGNADDMLCRLLVGNAQLGMSPDLPDKYWLPVPVDYVASATAHLVLTQAPGGTYNLTPEREQEPSHNALFDMLGEHGHPVRRVAPAVWLRELGRVGPDNALFPLVAFLREKVYHGTRTVLELHHRTPRVRTDHTRAALAGTDLQCPDIDAALLGRYVKDLFARHRCAAIAA
- a CDS encoding NADPH:quinone oxidoreductase family protein, coding for MRALQLQRLAGPEGLVMVDVPEPEAGDGVLIDVVAAGVSFPDLLLTRGQYQMKPELPFVPGVEVAGVVRSAPAGARVKAGDRVMGFSFTLGGFAQVCVVPPELAFPIPEAWSFEQAAGVVMNYHTAHFALHRRGQVRQGETVLVHGAAGGVGTAAVQVAKGAGARVLAVVSDARKVEVAKRAGADSVLLLKDFQAGVREATDGRGADVVLDPVGGDVFDKSLKVLAPEGRLLVVGFASGQIPSVAVNRLLLRNVTVVGVAWGAFLMQAPELTGAIAKDLEALAARGIVNPVVGRVFPFEEGAQALRELESRQAVGKVVLKVKAG
- a CDS encoding M4 family metallopeptidase, translating into MYEKRVFGALGAAALSLMVGACTDGAPASNTEDANVQKASANLAAGQKVIAADSDAVPTFLTGSFGSVPAPSAIQGIAAQQQLAPVLAGVAPLFRLDPNDLFLKKAYVGFDGDTHFRYGVTKNGILVQGAELRLHARNGSVFAVNTNARGDLKADAKASIAAEAALAAAIGDRSSPERASSNAEPQLVYRRSGNELVLAYEVRVQGELKDTTPVDDSVYVNAKTGDVFERVPHIHSAKNRQVNDMQHRTNVPTGGVRARWEGDAAHADPVVNNNYDHLGTVYDCYQNLFGRDSINNAGATLKSFVHYSNNYVNAYWDGTQMVYGDGDGVNASNLANSLDVTAHELTHAVTENESDLIYSGESGGLNESLSDIFGAVCEWYSKGKVIDANTWIVGDDVWTPSIPGDGLRYMDNPTKDGDSLDYYPDYSSGVDVHYSSGISNYAFYLMSQGGTHVRGKTTQVVTGIGFEKAARVFYKINADLLTSSSNFEAAKTASEQAATQLGFTAAEIASVGNAWKAVGVGVPVPPPVTTPIEKGVPVTGISGSSGSRAYYSVTIPEGATDVTFTMSGGTGDADLYVRKNNAPTDSLYDCRPYKSGNSEVCTFPTSGAKGIWYVMIKGFTSYANTSLSVTWKGGFVDIGNETRIENLSGVPGSVQTFIIDVPEFKKDSGINTLSVALGEGEGNADLYVRAAAAPTQFEYNCRGVKESATESCILRNIPAGKYYISVVGVPSLVDTTVNGYIKTVMAASYKVP
- a CDS encoding DUF418 domain-containing protein, giving the protein MSETPSAGPTERSERVHALDALRGFALVGVFISNSLSSFNGRMLLPREEALALASAPLDVAVNSLFGLLVDQKFVTLFTFLFGLGFALQMTRAEAKGASIVPMYRRRLAVLFGIGLVHMFGVWVGDILATYAVVGFMLLPFRKRSDKAVLVWAAVLLFAFPITFTVGQRVLPTVLHGAAEAERAQKATRDEEAAHRAEFLAGLSSDSVVTSQWANVRFGWAGMNNPSRPLLLSIVLGRFLLGLWAGRRGLIQDVERHRPLLRRLAAWGLGVGSVIGLLVMVLNLVYRGVASPPGWLAWLRTPRDVGYLFMGTGYAAAFALLFQKERWRKVLGVFTPAGRMALTCYLMQSVMGLCLYDGWGLGLIGHTPPSRTVLYCAVLFAAQLAFCHWWLARFRFGPVEWLWRSLTYGRAQSMRLAPEGTASPAGAAH